tcacaacagtgagattatgacctgagccaaagttggacgctaaacggactcagccacccaggcacccctgtatcacAAAGAATTTAATTAATTCCCTTAAAGTCAACATTTAgagtttttcttattgttgatatTAAGGAGATGAATATTTTGTCCAAAGTGAGGGCTGGTTATGTTGCGTTTCCTAAGGATAAATTTCTTGGAGCGGGAATTGCCCAGCTGGGGTGCGAGGCCATTTTAAAGTTTGCCATCTGTGAAGTTTATGCCAATGTTTACCCCCATGCACAACCGGTATATAAACCGGTTTCTCCTTATTCTCACCAATAGTGGCCATTATgaatctttttaatctttgctaaATCAGGTGAAAATgaaacttattttcatttccatgtcttTCTTTTATAATAGGCTAAAAAGTTTTGTACATCCTTAGTCGCTATTTTACTGGTTTTAGATGGTCTGTTTGAATTTTTGTCTAATTTTCCTTTgagattgttttttcctttctggtttataaacatatatatgttataacaGAGTATTACGTCGCAGTTGGCCTAGTTTGGCTTTTAACCTCATATTGTCTTTCGAGTCTCAGTTTTAACTCAGCCTGTGTACTAGGAACCAACTACTGCCTAATAACTTTGGAAAACCTTCCCAACTCAGGGTCTGGGTGGGCGGAGCCGGAATGTCTCGGACGGGTTTGCCCCGCCCACATTACCGAAGGGGCGGGGCCAAAGGACGCCCCGCCTCCTCGAGCGGTTTCCGTTGCCATGGACGCCTTTCCTCCTCCGGACTTGGCGAGAAAAGAAACCTATAGAGAGCCTGGGCCCGGGCACTGCTAGAGTTGCCGGCGTACGTAACGTTGACGCGTGACGCTAGCCCCACTCGGCTGTGAAGCGCGTGCGCAGTGCGTCTCTCAGGGCTCGGGCTGTTGTCGGCCGGCGACGCGCGGCGGCGCGGCCTGGAGGTGGGTTCCGGGTCCTGGTGTCGAGAGGGCGGGTCCGGgcttccttccttgtcttctgGCGCACCACCTGCCTTCGCTGCGGCGGGGGGCGCCGTATACCCTACGAGCGACCGTTCCGGGAAGCAGCTCCGGGAGCGGAAGTGGAGGATGGTTTCCTGGAGTGGGGAGAGTGAGTGAAGCGCTGCCTCTCTAGACTCGGGGAGCCAAGGTGGGCGTAAGCGAAGGTAATCAGACCTGGCTTCCGAGCTCGGGTCTTCCTTCGACTTTCCAGAGGATGAGGCAAGGATGAGGCAGGGTCTGGGACTGAGGTTCTTCCACGTCAGGAGGGCTCGGGCCGCTTGAATATAGGTTGAGACTCAGTCCCATCAGGTGAAACGAGATCTTGGCTGCCCCTGGCCCAAAGTAAAGCGCTAGATACACTCTATTATTTTCACGGTTGCTGGGAAGAGGAGTTGCCAGAAACACTTGTAAAACTACTTTGTAAGCGTTAATTGAAGAGAGCCTGTTGATAAGATCTTGTGGGGTTTGTGTCAGGCCCACGGATTTTGCAGGTATTTTCCTTTGTGgcttggggcggggcgggggggggcgggcatgACTTTCTACTCGAATATGTAAATTAAGAATGGTAATACTGACCCTCAGCAGAATTATGATGCCAGAAAGTTCTAAGCAGTGCTTAATGGAAGGGCCAGAGGAACGTATACTGGAAACTTTTTTCCTGTAGTCTGTAAACCacgtgttttgtttgttttttaatttttgctcatGCATTGAAGTGCTGAAGTTATGACTCATATTCGGAACCTAGAGGAGAGCTGTTTGTGCTAAGTATAATATACGTTTGTTTATTAGATACTCACAGAGGGTTTATTGTGTACCTTAAGCACTGTTCTAACCTCGGGGTGATACATGAGTCACCAAAACAAAAGATCCTTGCCCTGTGGAGCTTAGATTCTAGTTTGGGGAAGACAATAATAAACAATAAGCAGATTTAATGTTAGAAAAGAgtgtcacagaaagaaaaaaagtacagcaAGATCCTTACCTTTACCATTGTTAGTGCAAGATGCAATTAGGATGTCAGGGTAGGTCTCTTAGAAAAATTACACTTGATTAAAtacttgaaggaggtgagggagttaGCTATGCAGGTACTCTgaagaaagagcattccaggcagagggattGACCAGTGCAAAGGATTTGCAGGTTGCAGTGTGCCTCGTGTTTCAGTGAACAGAAAGTTTATGTGGTTGGAGCAGAATGAATTGGGAGGGATAGTAGACAATCAGGTTAGAGATAGGTTGGGGCTGGAAGGCAGAAATCTTCAAGAGCATTGTAGACTACTGTTAGGACTGTGGCATTTATTTGGGAGCCAAAGGAGGCAAAGATAGAAGAGACCAGTTAGAAGGCTATGGCAGTAATCCAGCAGAGAGTTGACACTGTCTACAATCAGGAAGCTGGTATCTGGAGGTGGGtgagaagtggttggattctggGAATTTGATAGGAGGAAACAAAGTTCGGGTTATAGACCTGAAAATtcagtatttacatatatacatatttttaagatctatgtatgtgtgtgtgtgtgtgtgtgtgtgtgtgtatattcaagatatgtattttatatataaatacataagacATAATCTTGATTTGCATACCACCGGTGTAGTCAGGAAGAACAATGGAATGTTTGAATCACTTTAGTTTTTCTCATGTGAAAGTATTATGTATTATCTTAGGTGACATTTCAGAGCTTCCTTATGCCATTAATTAATATGTGAAGTAAATGACTAAAGTCAGACTTTTTCCAAAGTAGAATATAGTTGCAATCTAAACATGGTTGTAGTTTCCAGTAAGCACAGTGTAAATTAAGATAGAATAACTTGTAATGaactttcatttgctttcatttagGATTTTAGTGAATGTATCAATGCCCCATTTTTGCCTTCTTTAAGAAATTTGTCTGAATACAGCGTCTAACAGTGAAAAAAAAGCTTTGAGAAAAAGATATTGATGGACACATGTGACTGTTAGCTGTAATTTACATGTATGGTAAATATACTGTGGCAAACAAATGACTAAGAAGATACTTGTTACTTCAAGAAGCTTACAAGCTAGTAGAATAGACAGGAttgtaaataatttaaacaaaatataaaagaactgcCAAAAGAACAGTACAAAGTAAATGCTAATAGAATACAGTCTTCTGgatattattgtatttattgtggCATTAGCTCatctttatttcccattttaattatCAAACGTTGGCTTTTTGTGGGACAGTGGTTGTGAATTTTTTGTTTGACAAATTTAGATTCTTTTTGAATATGCTGAGAAATGTGGAACTTATGAACTAAAACACCTATTGATTAACATTGAGCTGACAAGTACTATGTAATACTCATAGCTCTCTCTGCTGGAATTTATGACTTTACCCAACACTATGCCATCAGGCCATGTATCTTCCTCTtatatctctttccctctccattgGACAAGTGTTTTTGGTTTCTTAGTGTTAGACCACAAGATGTAGGGTGACTATTTGTAATTTGTATATTCATTGCGAATATTTCTTCAATTTAAAGATCTTCTATCGAAGTGtgttacttttcttgtttttttttttttttttttaagattatttattttgagcgagagacaaagcgtgagtgaggagggacagagagagagggagagagaaaatcccaagcaggctctgccctgtcagttcagagcctgatgtggggctcaaactcatgaaccatgagattgtgacctgagccaaagtcggatgcttaactgactgagccacccaggcgccccaaagtgtgTTACGTGGCAAGAAGAAATATAGTCGAAGTATGGAGCTGAGCAGATGAGACAAGAATCTAGTTTATGGACATGCCAGGTTGAACTGTAGTTCACTTTCAGCATTGAACTGAATAGAGACTGACCAGTCAAGTACACCACAGTCAACAAGCAGTATGATGATGAGTGTTAGTAGGTGGATTATGAAAGTGATTTGGCACCACCAAAGTGCATGTTTTAGCAAGAGTGGGAGATCTGGATGAAGGATGTATTTGACAGTCCTTATAGGTAAATAAGTGTGTGGTGGCAGAGACGTCTGGTAGCAATATTAGTACTGGGTTTAGGTGTAAAATCTTCTCCTGGAAGGAGGTGAGATTCAGAAGGAACTAAAAAACTggaagtcttggggcacctgtgtggtgcagttggttaagcattcaactcttgagcttggctcaggtcatgatctcacagtttgtgagtttgagccccatatttggctctgtgctgatggcattggcctgcttgggattctgtctctccttctctctgcctctcctcagcctgtgtgcatgttctctctctctctctctctgtctctcaaataaataaaaaacaaacaaaaaaagctaaaAGTCACTTGTTAAAGCTTGATCAAAGGTCGTGTTCAGGGCTGAATCTTAGTCTGAGAGTGTGTTTGGGGCCATGTGGGTAGAGGCAAACTTTGGGAGGAGCTAGATGGATTAATATGGCAATATGAGCTGCCATCACTGATGATTATTCTTTGGTATATGCTTTTTTTATATGCTAGCATGTTCTATCCTTatctaaaaaaaatgataccctaaataagaaacagactcaaagatGTAATTTTCCCAAGGCTACTTTGTAGCTCTAAGTTGCAGAGTTGGAAATTGAGCTCAGATCTGTTGGGTATGAAagcctttactttttctttattccaaatTGTCTCATTATGTAACAGCATGTGCTGACATTAGCTTTCCCATTTTATGCAGTTTGTCATGAGTGTGATCCGATTTGCTGTGGATGAGATTTCGCTCTCTAATAAATTTGATTCATTtaattgtgtgttttctttttctagattttaatttaatttgaaaatgagtAAGTGCAGAAAACCAcccctgggttcaagtcctgagaCATTCAGCCCAGATGTTGTTGCTGACATTTTTGAACTCTTTGCCAAGAACTTTTCTTATGGCAAGCCACTTAATAACGAGTGGCAATTACCAGATCCCGGTGAGATTTTCACTTGTGACCACACGGAATTTAATGCATTGCTTGATTTGAAGAACTCCCTAAATGAAGTAAAAAACCTACTGAGTGACAAGAAATTGGATGAGTGGCATGAACACACTGCTTTTACtaacaaagctggaaaaataatttctcatgtGAAAAAATCTGTAAACGCTGAACTTTGTACTCAAGCGTGGTGTAAGTTTCATGAAATTTTGTGCAGCTTTCCACTTATTCCACAGGAAGCTTTTCAGAATGGAAAACTGAATTCCCTACACCTTTGTGAAGCTCCTGGAGCTTTTATAGCTAGTCTCAATCACTACTTAAAATCCCATCGGTTCCCCTGTGATTGGAGTTGGGTAGCTAATACTTTGAATCCATACCATGAAGCAAATGACAATCTTATGATGATTATGGATGACCGACTTATAGCAAATACCTTGCATTGGTGGTACTTTGGTCCAGATAACACCGGTGATATCATGAACTTGAAATATCTGACTGGACTTCAGAATTTCATAAGCAACATGGCTACCATTCACTTGATCACTGCAGATGGGAGTTTTGATTGCCAAGGAAACCCAGGTGAACAAGAAGCTTTAGTCTCTTCTTTGCATTACTGTGAAGTTGTCACTGCTCTGACGACTCTTGGAAATGGTGGCTCTTTTGTTCTGAAGATGTTTACTTTGTTTGAACATTGTTCCATAAACCTGATGTACCTGCTAAACTGTTCTTTTGACCAAGTCCATGTTTTCAAACCTGCTACTAGCAAGGCAGGAAACTCAGAAGTCTATGTGGTGTGTCTCCGTTATAAGGGAAGAGAGGCAATCCATCCTCTGTTATCTAAGATGGTGCTGAACTTTGGGACTGAAATGACCCAGAAAGCTCTCTTTCCCCATCATGTGATTCCCGAATCTTTTCTTAAAAGGCATGAAGAATGTTGTATGTTCTTTCATAAATACCAGCTAGAGACTATTTCTGAGAACATTCGTCTGTTTCAGTGCATGGGAAAAGGGgaacaaataaaactgaatacTTTAAGGGACTGTGCTGTTCAATATTTTATGGAAAAGTTTCAGTTGAAGCCTCTTTCCAGAAATAATTGGCTAGTGAAAAAATCTAGTATTGGTTGTAGTACAAATACAAAACGGTTTGGGCAGaggaacagatattttaaaacctataatgaaaggaaaatgctGGAAACCCTTTCATGGAAAGATAAGGTGGCCAAAGGATACTTTAATAGTTGGGCGGAAGAACATGCTGTGTATCATTCTGGGCAGAGTTCTCTCTTAGAAGGGACAGCTTCCAGTCTTGAGTGTCACTTATGGCATATTTTAGAGGGAAAGAAACTGCCAAAGGTaaagtgttctcctttctgtGATGGTGAAATTTTAAAGGCTCTTAATGAAGCAATTGAAAAGTCATTAGGAGGAGCCTTGAATTTGGATTCCAAGTTCTGGCCCAAACAGCAGGATTATTGTTCTTGTCATATTTTTACTGAAGAACTGATATTTACTGAGTTGTTTAGCCTTACCAAGTGCCTTCAGGATGAGCAGGTCGTAGAACCCAGCAACCGAATAAAGTGCCTGCTTGTGGGCTTTCCAACCCTCAGTGACATCAAAACGCATATACCGTTGGAAGTTCAGTTCTTGGAACCAGCGGAACTCATGACTTGCAGCTGTTCGTTGCTTCATGATGGAGACCCAGTTTACCAGCAGCTGTTTTTGGACTGCTTTCTACGTGCGTTGCAGCAGCTTCAGACAGGAGATGCTATGATTTTGCCTGTACTTTCTTGTTTTACGAGATTTATGGCTGGTTTGATTTTTGTACTCCACAATTGTTTTAGGTTCATCACATTTTCTTGTCCCACTTCCTCTGAACCCCTGAAGACCTGTGCAGTCCTGCTGTGTGTGGGTTACCAGGACCTTCCGAATCCAGTTTTCCAGTATCTGCAGAATGTGAATGACTTGTTGAGCTCTTTGCTGAATTCTGATGCACCCCAGCAGGTTTTACAGTTTGTGCCAATGGAGGTGCTCCTTAAGGGGGCACTGCTTGATTTTTTGTGGGATTTGAATGCGGCCATTGCTAAAAGGCATTTGCATGTGATtattcaaggagagagagaagaaatcatcAGCAGCCTTCAGCTATGAAATTGAAACTTTCTGAGATTTAACTTTATGACTTCTTACAGTTTCCATTGTTATTGTAGTCTTTTGCTATTAATTTAAAACCTTTCATTTGAGGGAAAGGCCAACTTTTGCATCATTGAAAGTCTCATTATTTCTGGAAAACCACCAGCTAGTTCTGATCTCATATATATGCCCATAGGCATAGAGTTTTCCATGTGGTGCAGTCTATGCAGTGATGAAACTCAACCTCAGACGTGAGATGTGTGTGGGTGGATGGGGTAGAGACACCCATACTTATTTAAGCAGTTTTGTTGGTCGTCCTTACCTGTTTAAGATTTGCACCCATGTGCCTTCATTCAAATTAGATTTTTTCCCAACTGATTTCCTCAGTGGATAATGCTGTTAATAAATTGATAGACGTCTTTGATGAAAGGAGGTGGAAACCTCAGCTGCACCGGTTTTCTTTACTCCTGACCACGTCACTTATGGATTCGGGGAACTCCTTTTGCCAGATGCTGAATTTGTGCCATTCCTTGCCTTTAGGCCACTGACCCAATTTACTGGTGTGGTTTAAATGAAGCTAGTGtgctgttttataaatatttcactaaCCACAGCCATCCAGCTAGTCCATCCAGGACAACTTCAAACCAAAGATCatgtttaaaacaatgaaaaatcacTGTGGCTAATACACACATGTATCATGAAAAGCTTCATTTAGCAATCATGTAGTAATTTTTAACTTCCAGGAAATAATCTGTGAACTAAAGGATTTTTTTAGATTGCAAAATAGTGCGTATGGTCTCATATTGGAGATGTATGAATGTGATGAACGTAGTGAAccctaaagaaaaattttaacacttCCAGAATGATGATTCaacatttcagaatttttaattttatttcttttttcagtatGAAAGTAGCACTTTATTAAAAGATTAACCGTAAGATGGTTATTTTATCAGTTATGTCTGATTgcttttaaattatatgtattcGACCACGTAAATGAGCTTTTCTGGCAAACTGTATTAAGCAAATCTTCATTACTTTGAAATTACACAAAGTGAAGAGTGTACTCTCACATGTGCATTTTAGACATTTGTGTTAGTTATATAAAAAGTAGATGTATTCTCTCATGTATTTGGTTGATAAATATTAATCTGAATTTTTAGAATGTTCTTTGCTATTTTGAGCTACATTATAGATTCATGAATAAAGTCATTAGCAGAGAGATTTTGTGTTCgtcttttttaaagagaatcatgggggaagttaaaaatataacttggaaacatttttttttaaggaaggttTGAATGGGAGTTaatgttctttcatttcctctg
This genomic interval from Panthera leo isolate Ple1 chromosome E2, P.leo_Ple1_pat1.1, whole genome shotgun sequence contains the following:
- the CMTR2 gene encoding cap-specific mRNA (nucleoside-2'-O-)-methyltransferase 2, translating into MSKCRKPPLGSSPETFSPDVVADIFELFAKNFSYGKPLNNEWQLPDPGEIFTCDHTEFNALLDLKNSLNEVKNLLSDKKLDEWHEHTAFTNKAGKIISHVKKSVNAELCTQAWCKFHEILCSFPLIPQEAFQNGKLNSLHLCEAPGAFIASLNHYLKSHRFPCDWSWVANTLNPYHEANDNLMMIMDDRLIANTLHWWYFGPDNTGDIMNLKYLTGLQNFISNMATIHLITADGSFDCQGNPGEQEALVSSLHYCEVVTALTTLGNGGSFVLKMFTLFEHCSINLMYLLNCSFDQVHVFKPATSKAGNSEVYVVCLRYKGREAIHPLLSKMVLNFGTEMTQKALFPHHVIPESFLKRHEECCMFFHKYQLETISENIRLFQCMGKGEQIKLNTLRDCAVQYFMEKFQLKPLSRNNWLVKKSSIGCSTNTKRFGQRNRYFKTYNERKMLETLSWKDKVAKGYFNSWAEEHAVYHSGQSSLLEGTASSLECHLWHILEGKKLPKVKCSPFCDGEILKALNEAIEKSLGGALNLDSKFWPKQQDYCSCHIFTEELIFTELFSLTKCLQDEQVVEPSNRIKCLLVGFPTLSDIKTHIPLEVQFLEPAELMTCSCSLLHDGDPVYQQLFLDCFLRALQQLQTGDAMILPVLSCFTRFMAGLIFVLHNCFRFITFSCPTSSEPLKTCAVLLCVGYQDLPNPVFQYLQNVNDLLSSLLNSDAPQQVLQFVPMEVLLKGALLDFLWDLNAAIAKRHLHVIIQGEREEIISSLQL